The Roseivirga misakiensis genome contains the following window.
CAAAAAAAAGAGCTAGAGAATAACAAGAAAGAAATTGAAGATCTCGGGAAAGAAAATGCGCAGTTAGAGACAAGACAAGTAATCTTACTGGTTGTGTTTCTTATACTACTCTTCCTTATCACCTTATTAATTATTTATAATAGAAGTCGTGTCAAACGAGTAAGGTTAGAGAGGGATTTGTCTCAAGAGAGGGCCGAAAATACCGAGTTAGGTAAAAGGCATCTAACTCATGAAATTGAGATTAAAGAGATCAAGTTGAAAGCCTACACAGAGCAGTTAATTCAAAAGAATGAAATGATTGCTGAGTTTAAGGATAAGGTTGATGAATATAAAGAGCGCCTTTCTAGAGCAAATGAAAACGAACTTTCCGGTTCGGCCATTCGCGTTGAAGGAAGATCAGGTAGTAGCTTAAGTTGGGATGAATTCAGGCTTAGGTTTGATGAGGTACATACAGGATATACGCAAAGGTTAGTTTCTAAACATCCTGATTTAACGAGTAATGAGATAGACGTGAGCGTCTTATTGAAAGTTAACCTTTCCTATAAAGACATATCAAGTGTATTAGGGGTTAGCTATGAGGGAGTGAAAAAATCGATCCAAAGATTGTATAAGAAGTTGGACTTTGAAAATGTAGATTTACTTAGAGCATATCTGATTAAGATTTAGCTTGTCCCATCTTGTCCCCCAATTGGAACGACTTGTCCCGTGATTAATTCTAATCAATCTGGCTAGAATTAGACATTAGTGCACATGAAAAGCACTATTCTTATTCTTTGCCTTATACTCTTCACGTCGACCACGTATTCGACAGGTGCGATGATAGCGCGCACTGAAATTGAATTTCCGAGTCACTTAAAAAGAACCGCGAGTCAAACTCCGTATTCATGGAGTGACTTAGAATTGACGAAATGGCCTGAAGAAATTACGAAGGAATCAATAAGTTCAAATCGCTCCTTCGCGCCTAGAAATACTATGTCTACTACTACTTTAGAGTTTGCGAGTGGAATTTCTGGCAGTGGTTCGACTTCTATGACATCAACAGAATTGGCCGGTCTGACCATAACTTTTACGGCCGCAGGAGGTAACATAAGCGCGATTAACGCCGGAGGATTGGGAGGGTCAACAACTGAAGTGGCATTTGCTTCCGGTCCTACAACTTCGATGACGGTCAGTTTTTCAGTTCCGGTTGATATTACTAGTCTTTTACACTTAGATCCAACTGGTTTTCCGGAGACGCTGACATTTACGCCTACAGGTGGTAGTAATAGTTCTGTTAATAGTTCTCATGGTGCCGGATCTGGAAATACCGTAAACTTAAATTGGACGGGTGTCACTTCCTTCACGATCACCGGTGCAGCTAGTTCCGGACAGTATGCTATCGACAAATTGCAATTGGCAATTGCTTCAAGCTCTGCTCCGGAAATCAATGTAAAGCAAAGCACTACGGACATTGTCTCGGGTGGCAATCATGCCTTTGGTTCAGTTCAGATAGGTGCTTTTAAAGACGTGGTTTTCACTGTTGAAAATACTGGGGATGCAGATTTAGATATTACCTCTATCACTCCTTCAGGAACAGGCTACTCTATTCAGTCGGGAATTAGTGCAGATCCAATTTCAGCTGCTGGATCGGCTACTTTCACCGTTCGCTTCCAACCTACCGCTACAAGTCAGGGAACAGGCAGTGTGACCATCGGTAATGACGATGCTGATGAAGGAAGTTATGTCATCAACTTTACAGGAAGTGCAACCAATGCCACCTTAGATATTACTGTCTTCTTAGAAGGGCCTTTACAATCTAGTAAT
Protein-coding sequences here:
- a CDS encoding choice-of-anchor D domain-containing protein; the protein is MIARTEIEFPSHLKRTASQTPYSWSDLELTKWPEEITKESISSNRSFAPRNTMSTTTLEFASGISGSGSTSMTSTELAGLTITFTAAGGNISAINAGGLGGSTTEVAFASGPTTSMTVSFSVPVDITSLLHLDPTGFPETLTFTPTGGSNSSVNSSHGAGSGNTVNLNWTGVTSFTITGAASSGQYAIDKLQLAIASSSAPEINVKQSTTDIVSGGNHAFGSVQIGAFKDVVFTVENTGDADLDITSITPSGTGYSIQSGISADPISAAGSATFTVRFQPTATSQGTGSVTIGNDDADEGSYVINFTGSATNATLDITVFLEGPLQSSNTMLTTISGSVPKDPNDVYSAVLEETAVSSLPTNAVDWVEVELRTGTAASTKVGTNRAGILKNDGTIVDKDGNAFTMSQVDGSGYYIVIHHRNHLSVMSNVAVTTTTGTYSFNFTTAQGNSFNNGSIAGGTSRFAMIGGDADGSGTVDGTDLSTWRTNNGAVYSYSGNGNADFNLDGEINAVDRNDFQQKNTSKTRQVPTT